The Ascaphus truei isolate aAscTru1 unplaced genomic scaffold, aAscTru1.hap1 HAP1_SCAFFOLD_1927, whole genome shotgun sequence genomic sequence tacactatattctaGATGTGTTAACCTCTTCATGGCTGTACTTCCCAGCAGTGAGGGGGTTCATTCTTACAGGACACAGAGGCGGCTCTCTCCAATTGGTCTACAGGAGCCTCAAAACCAGTCCCGTGCTTACCACACGCCTAACATCCACACTCACATCCATGTGACTCCCAGCCTGTGGCCCGCGTCACTGCCAGAGTGAGGGAGGCTGGTAACAGAGTGCGTGGGGAGGCATGCAGTGCACACGGACACGCAGTGCACACGGACACGCAGTGCACACGGACACGCAGTGCACGCCGTGTTCTTACTGACCCGGCGCTCTCCAGTGTATGCCCCAGAGTTCTCACTCCATGATCTGAGTGACCATAACACCACCCCCCTCCGCACAGACAATTGCCCCCTGGGGGCAGATACTCAGCTGGACACTGGGTGCAGCACCCCACATAGTGCAGATCCGTGGGAAGAGGTAGTCTCAGAGACGGGCGTGGGAACGCCTGGCCCAGGAGGGAGCGTGCACAGTGCAGTGTGAAGAGCCCCCCTTCTGTAGGGGTCAGGGCTGGCCGGACGGGGCGCTGACCGGACGGCAGCTGATCCGGCGGATGGAGTGCAGAGCGACGGAGCAGCATCCTCGCATCAGGGAGCTAATGTTGTAGACGGGTTGCCCCGGCTGCCTCTGCGCGCGGCACAACCAGGCCACGGTGGGGACCACGGGGATCAAAACGGCCAGCAGGTCCACCACAAAGTACCGGCTCCAGTAGCTCAGGGGCGCGTCGGGCTCCTCCGTCCCGGCTTCCCCCCCCGGGCCGCCTTCTGCCACCAGCACCACGCAGCTGGGGTCAGGGGACGCGgggagggggcccggctgctcgGGATCCCACGGGGAACAGGAGGGGCTGCCACCCACGTGCGACTGAAGCACTTTCTCCAAGATGGCGTCAGGGTCGGGCGTCCCTGGGGCCGCGTCCGTCTGCACCCCGCAGTCGGTCACGCTGCTGGCCTGCACCGCCACCTCTGCGCACAGCGGAGGGGGGCGCGCTCCCAAGCATGGCGGCCCTTCCCCGAGGCAGCACTCTGTGCCGGAGGACACCGCGCTGCTGTGATCCAGGGGGTCGGAGCGGCTCAGGCTGTCGTCCGGAGCGGTGTATCCGCTGTCCCCAGTGTCCTCCGCGGGCCGCTCGCTCAGCTTGGTGTAGGTGGAGCTGCGGGTCAAGGAGCGGGCGGGCGAGCCCCCCGCGGAGCCTCCACCCTCCGCCCCGTCCTGCGCCAGCTCCACGCTCTGGAGCAGCGTCTCCAACTTGCGGTTCTGCTGGTTGATGTCGGCGAAGTACTTCTGGACCCCGGTGTCGGTGTCGCTCAGGCGGCTCTGCACGTTCTCCATGACCCCGCGCAGCTGCTGGATCTCGTGCTGGGCCGCCTTCAGCGCCAGCTGGGCCTCCACCCGGTGACACTCCTCCTCTATCCAGTCCTCCTGCATGCGGCTCAGGTGGGACCTCAGCTCGTCCACCTCAGAGTCTCtgcacgggggagagaggaagaaagggggagagctcgagatggagagggggcgggggggacagcgagagaaggaaagaagaaggagagcgagagagatggaAAGAGGAAGCCAGGGAGACGAGGAGGATGTGAGGTCACAGAAGGTCGGCGGACCTTCCCACAGAGAAAAGACGGTTGTCACCGGGCCCTCAGGTCTCCAGTTGACCAGTGTCACCAAGTTTTGCTCTGTCACACCAAACACCGCTCCATCACACGTCTCCTGCAGAGCATGCGGAACCTCCCATGTCTGCTGAACCTCTCCTCCCCTGCAGAGCGTCTCACCTCTCGTGCATAGCGTCGTGCATGTCCTTGAGCCGGGACCTCAGGTGCCGGATGCAGACCTCCTTCTGCTGCAGCGGGGTGAGGTACTGCTCcggggtggggggtttgatgCCGTGGTTGTCACTGCAGAGAGTATATTTGGCGGAGCGCCTGTGGAGGGGGGAGACCGCGCGAGAGATTATGCTGGTGCAAGGGAGCGGAGTTacctggagggtggggggggggggggctgcattgGGAAGAGGTTAcataaggggggtggggaggggaggctgcatTGGGAGGAGGTTAcataaggggggtggggagggaaggaggcTGCATTGAGAGGAGGTTACAtaaggggggtggtgggaggcagCATTGGGAGGTTAcataaggggggtggggggggaagaggctgcATTGGGAGGAGGTTAcataaggggggtggggggggctgcaTTGGGAGGAGGTTAcataaggggggtgggggaagaggctGCATTGGGGGGAGGTTAcataaggggggtggggggggaagaggctgcATTGGGGGGAGGTTAcataaggggggtgggggggaaggaggcagCATTGGGGGGGGGTTATGTAGATAGATTTTTTGTGGTTCAAAGGTCAGCTTGAAGAGGCCATTTAAAAAGGTTAATTTTATTTTGCATTCTCTGTGAAAATGCAGAGACAAGGATTCACACAGTGCAAAATTAAACATAGCCAGGGCCCGGGACACAGACAGCAGATATACGACCGTAATACTGAATATAAGCCTTGTGCTTTGTCTCTTCATACTAACAAGCCTAAAATTAAAAAGGTTCATTTATAGTTAGAAAAGGCCAAGCTTGAGGAAAATGAGCTCAGAGCAGAAAGAAACAGCTACCCAAATACACTGCTCTCCGCCTATAACCCATAACGTCTTATTCCTGCACTAACTAAAGGTCGGTATTGTAAGATGTCCCGGGAATAAATATATTGGAACTGCAGGGAAACCGGTGCCAGGATCTGTGGTTTTCACACAACACGGATTCTATGCGAACctgttactaaaatttcacaagttcgcCGAACCGGTGCCTCCATTTTCTTACCTGTGGTGGCGGGCAGCGTCTACCAGCATCTTACCCCTGCATACCTTCTCAACATGGCGTTGCGTTACCATGCCAACGGGAATGCCACGTGATGTAACCACAttgctcctactataacccctacgctcacacacatttttttaacgcttccctctactctggtacctttccctcctccttcaaacatgcaacagttaaaccattactcaaaaacagcaagcttggccctacctgtctttctaactatcgacccgtctccctcctgccttttgcctccaaactccttgaacgtcttgtattctctcatttgctccattttctcaacattttctccattttctctcctagaccctctacaatctggcttccgcactgctcactccactgaaacagccctcacaaaaataactaatgacctccatgctgccaaagacagagatcattacactctgctcatattactcgacctctctgcagcattttgcaccgtggaccaccctcttctccttcacattctccatgcgcttggtattcgtaacaaaactctatcctgaatctcctcctacctctcccatcgtactttcagtgtctcttttgctaacacctcctcctcctctatcgacctctctgtgggggtaccccagggctctgtcctgggacctcttctcttttctctgtacacatttTCTCTTGGTGACCTAATCAAATCTCTTGggcttaaatatcacctctatgctgacaacacacaaatttacctttcaacccctgaccttacacctgctgtacagaccaaagtttctgaatgtctctctgctatatcatcctggatggccctcatcCGActtaacttaacatggcaaaaacagagctcctcatacttcctccaaaacctggccctatttcctccttccacagtgttggaagtactatcattcacccagtagcccaagcacactgcctaggggtcacactagactgctctcacattctcccctcacattcaaagcGTATcgaaaacctgtcgctttttcctccgcaatattactaagacacgtcctttcctctgttactcgactttgactcaggccctcattctctcccgtcttgataactgtaacctcctgctgtctggccttcctgcctgtcacccgtctcccctacaatctatcctaaacgttgcttccagaatcactctactctttcttaaatctgtctcggcgtctccccttATGAAatgcctctcctggcttcctatcaaatcctgtatcacacactcagtTCTCTTCCtcactttaaagctttacactcttctgctcctccttacatctcagccctaatttctcactatttaccatcccgactcttgcgttctgctccaggaggtcttctctctaccccctttgtatctaaagccctctcccgccttaaacctttctcactgactgccccacacctctggaatgcccttcccctcaatacccgactagcaccctctctatccacctttacgacccaccttaagatacacctgcttaaagaagcatatgaatagcactgtggcgaatactatacacacgatacataaagcttggccccctgccgatgcccttaccagaacgccctcctactgtctctgtacgttcccccctaccaattagattgtaagctcttcggagcagggactcctattcCACAATGTTCCTTTTAtggctgaagcacttattcccatgacctgttatttatatgattgtcacgtgtattacggctgtgaagcgctatgtacattaatggcgctatgtaaataacgacatacatacataacgtgACTTTCGTTGCTATGGCAATCAGACGCTACATGACGTCACGAAGTTACATGGCGTCGCGTTGTCATGTGACACCGCGCGGCCATTTTGAGAAGATATGTAGGGAAAAGATGCTGGTAGACGCCGCCCACCGCTCCGAAGGTAAGAACCGGTCattaaaatgggggggggggggtggggggttgggggttgggaggtggagggggggttacttgggggtgggaggtggaggggggggggtgggaggtggtggggggctgggaggtggagggggggttacttgggggtgggaagtggagggggtgggaggtggaggcgggggggtgggaagtggaggggggggtgggaagtggagcggggggagatggaggcaggggtgggaggtgggaggtggaggcgggggtgggaggtggagggggggggtgggaggtggagagGGTTACCTGGGGGTGGGGCTTCCGTCGCTTCCTTTGCAAGATCCTGAACTGCTGCTGACAGATGATGTTCCGTACGTGTCCCTCATGGTGACCGGGGGGGAGGTGCgtctgggggaaagggggggggggatatcagAGTCAGGAGACCTGCACATCAGGCCCCACATTATCAGTAACATCCCATTAACCagcaggagagaggagggagcaggagatggggagaggagggagcaggagatggggaaagggggagcaggagatggggaaaggggggagcaggagatggggagaggagggagcaggagatggggaaagggggagcaggagatgggaaaaggggggagcaggagatggggaaagggagagcaggagagaggtatatgggatggggggggaaacaGTCACCTCCGGGAGCCGGACGAGGATCTCCTGACTCCGGTCATAGACATCGGTACACTGCAACACGGCGCCGACACGGGGCGGCACAGAGCGCCCCCTGCAGGGGGCAGAAAGAGGAAATGAACAATGGAAACTGTCATCAATTCCCATAACATTCTGCAATGTGAGCTTTGATGGTCAGCTCACTGGGTTAGTGATCCGCTGCAATAGTTTGTGTCCCTTCCACAAAGCCACATCCACTGcctgtgagacacacagacacacagacacacacacaggcacacacacacgcagacacgcagacacacacacagacacacacacacacacatagacacacagacacacagacacacagacacacagacacacacagacacacagacacacacagacacacagacacgcagacacacacagacacgcagacacacacacagacacacacagacacacacagacacacagacacgcagacacacacagacacgcagacacacacacagacacacacacagacacacacacagacacacacacagacacgcagacacgcagacacacacagacacgcagacacgcagacacgcagacacgcagacacgcagacacgcacagACTACCCTCCCCCAGCAGACCTgttagtctcactgatttttattaGCCGCGTTTCTCGGGCTTTAgcggagtctcactgatttttattaGCCGCGTTTCTCGGGCTTTAgcggagtctcactgatttttattaGCCGCGTTTCTCGGGCTTTAgcggagtctcactgatttttattaTCCACGTGTCTCGGGCTTTAgcggagtctcactgatttttattaGCCGCGTTTCTCGGGCTTTAgcggagtctcactgatttttattaGCCGCGTTTCTCGGGCTTTAgcggagtctcactgatttttattaTCCACGTGTCTCGGGCTTTAgtggagtctcactgatttttattaTCCACGTGTCTCGGG encodes the following:
- the SNPH gene encoding syntaphilin; translation: MTQPSPLPEPPPAPLLSPHSGAGRSCSSIMQSPAGGALCRPVSAPCCSVPMSMTGVRRSSSGSRRRTSPPVTMRDTYGTSSVSSSSGSCKGSDGSPTPRRSAKYTLCSDNHGIKPPTPEQYLTPLQQKEVCIRHLRSRLKDMHDAMHERDSEVDELRSHLSRMQEDWIEEECHRVEAQLALKAAQHEIQQLRGVMENVQSRLSDTDTGVQKYFADINQQNRKLETLLQSVELAQDGAEGGGSAGGSPARSLTRSSTYTKLSERPAEDTGDSGYTAPDDSLSRSDPLDHSSAVSSGTECCLGEGPPCLGARPPPLCAEVAVQASSVTDCGVQTDAAPGTPDPDAILEKVLQSHVGGSPSCSPWDPEQPGPLPASPDPSCVVLVAEGGPGGEAGTEEPDAPLSYWSRYFVVDLLAVLIPVVPTVAWLCRAQRQPGQPVYNISSLMRGCCSVALHSIRRISCRPVSAPSGQP